A portion of the Macaca thibetana thibetana isolate TM-01 chromosome 9, ASM2454274v1, whole genome shotgun sequence genome contains these proteins:
- the LOC126962810 gene encoding stromal cell-derived factor 1 isoform X2, with translation MNAKVVVVLALVLTTLCLSDGKPVSLSYRCPCRFFESHVARANVKHLKILNTPNCALQIVARLKNNNRQVCIDPKLKWIQEYLEKALNKRFKM, from the exons ATGAACGCCAAGGTCGTGGTCGTGCTGGCCCTCGTGCTGACCACGCTCTGCCTCAGCGACG GGAAGCCCGTCAGCCTGAGCTACAGATGCCCATGCCGATTCTTCGAAAGCCATGTTGCCAGAGCCAACGTCAAGCATCTCAAAATTCTCAACACTCCGAACTGTGCCCTTCAGATTGT AGCTCGGCTGAAGAACAACAACAGACAAGTGTGCATTGACCCGAAGCTAAAGTGGATTCAGGAGTACCTGGAGAAAGCTTTAAACAA GAGGTTCAAGATGTGA
- the LOC126962810 gene encoding stromal cell-derived factor 1 isoform X3: MNAKVVVVLALVLTTLCLSDGKPVSLSYRCPCRFFESHVARANVKHLKILNTPNCALQIVARLKNNNRQVCIDPKLKWIQEYLEKALNNC, from the exons ATGAACGCCAAGGTCGTGGTCGTGCTGGCCCTCGTGCTGACCACGCTCTGCCTCAGCGACG GGAAGCCCGTCAGCCTGAGCTACAGATGCCCATGCCGATTCTTCGAAAGCCATGTTGCCAGAGCCAACGTCAAGCATCTCAAAATTCTCAACACTCCGAACTGTGCCCTTCAGATTGT AGCTCGGCTGAAGAACAACAACAGACAAGTGTGCATTGACCCGAAGCTAAAGTGGATTCAGGAGTACCTGGAGAAAGCTTTAAACAA
- the LOC126962810 gene encoding stromal cell-derived factor 1 isoform X1 yields the protein MNAKVVVVLALVLTTLCLSDGKPVSLSYRCPCRFFESHVARANVKHLKILNTPNCALQIVARLKNNNRQVCIDPKLKWIQEYLEKALNKGRREEKVGKKEKIGKKKRQKKRKAAQKRKN from the exons ATGAACGCCAAGGTCGTGGTCGTGCTGGCCCTCGTGCTGACCACGCTCTGCCTCAGCGACG GGAAGCCCGTCAGCCTGAGCTACAGATGCCCATGCCGATTCTTCGAAAGCCATGTTGCCAGAGCCAACGTCAAGCATCTCAAAATTCTCAACACTCCGAACTGTGCCCTTCAGATTGT AGCTCGGCTGAAGAACAACAACAGACAAGTGTGCATTGACCCGAAGCTAAAGTGGATTCAGGAGTACCTGGAGAAAGCTTTAAACAA GGGGCGCAGAGAagaaaaagtggggaaaaaagaaaagataggaaaaaagaagcgacagaagaagagaaaggctgcccagaaaaggaaaaactag